In Parasegetibacter sp. NRK P23, a single genomic region encodes these proteins:
- a CDS encoding DUF3276 family protein, whose product MAYENNDKRMESVYSKRIRAGKRRTYFFDVRATRSNDYYLTITESRKRFDDNGYDRHKIFLYKEDFNKFLKALTEAVDYVKTDLMPDFDFDAYNHDNEDGEDGYEAAAPVHATVEAAAPVVAAVPVTEAVEEEEVPVPSSTEDVDKW is encoded by the coding sequence GTGGCGTACGAAAACAACGACAAAAGAATGGAGAGCGTTTACAGCAAGCGCATCAGGGCTGGTAAAAGAAGGACTTACTTCTTCGACGTGAGAGCAACCCGTAGCAATGATTATTACCTGACTATCACTGAAAGCCGTAAACGTTTTGACGATAACGGTTATGACAGGCACAAAATCTTCCTCTACAAAGAAGATTTCAACAAGTTCCTGAAAGCGCTTACTGAAGCCGTGGATTATGTGAAGACCGATCTGATGCCCGATTTCGATTTCGACGCTTACAACCACGATAACGAAGATGGAGAAGATGGTTACGAAGCCGCAGCGCCTGTGCACGCTACAGTAGAAGCCGCCGCTCCGGTAGTAGCAGCGGTTCCGGTTACTGAGGCTGTAGAAGAAGAGGAAGTGCCTGTTCCTTCCTCCACTGAAGACGTAGATAAATGGTAA